CCTTCATATTCCTCTGCATGCAGAACCGAACACGCAGAACGAATGCATGGACTCCACAGTCATCTGCATCTTTAAAACAGTCGATCCTCCACCATCACTCGTCCTGTTCTGACAACTTCACGTTTACCACTTTAATCCCATCTATGTGTTCACCTGCACTAACTAGGGTTGAATACTGGGAACGTTTCTCAGGAATTCTCACCAAACTGTTTCCTTCACGGGAGAAAAAATagctgctgcatttttgtgTGCATCAAATGCAAAACTTCTCCAAACTGTCGATGCCGATCCAGGTTCAACCTTAAATTACTAtcattccttttgtttttagtaTCGCTGTGCGGCagaatattttataaacagTGAACATACCTGTTTTCAACACCATTTCAAACAGCACGTCTGTTTGTGAACACAGATCGAGCAGCTGCTCCCGACTGCCCTTTACTTCTTGGTGTCTTGTATGACAGGAAAACCACcagtaaacagacacacagacagttttcaTGTACACGCTGAAGAATAAAGGTCAGCCGGCGACACGTGCACTGACACATTGAACACAGAGTGCAGTTTGGAGCTGTGAttagtaaaactgaaaatgccaAACGACAGGGAAAAGCAGACAAATCGTCACCTCGTCTGtgttttatactgtactgtTCATTTAGGACAGGATTTAAGACAATCAGACAGTTCTACGTAGGTGCAGTGGTTTTTCTATCTCAAACACATTATAGGCACATATTACATCATAACACCTGTCAGACAGTaacattaaattagaaaattaaaataaaccgTGTTATGATCAGTCGTTTTAAAATCCCAGTCTGAGGCTCTGTTGTGTTGCTGGTGATGGTGCTCGCTGTTACCACATCTCCCTCAGCGACATATCACCAGCTGATGTGCGTTCACcctccaacagcaacaacagcagcactcTGTGTATTTCCATCTCCACTGATGGCACTGTGCAGCACTGCACAGCTGTCCAGCTGTTGTAtcttgctgtttgtgttttgtaattCTGCTGTTGTAACCATGTTATGACCCCTCCTGTTCatctctctcgctttctcctACTGAACGGCCTCTCTGCATGTAAGTAACAACCAGTGACGGCAAACTGTtgtcatctctgtctctcttctgttAGTCTAAACCAGCTGTCACTGCctgtgtttcagtttagtttctgttgatgctgtaaagaaacaacagaaggcTGAGACAAAACTGAAACCGTGTAGCTTagtttgtgtgttgtggtgttgaTCCTAACCCATTTTCTAATCTGTGTATGTACAAATGTGctcatcacactcacacagacagttACAGTTTGACAATTATTCACCACCAGTTTAATGAGCTGTAGCTGTTCTGTAGCCGCCTGTTACACAAGAACCCGGTGACTTGTGGGTATTGTATTTTGCTTGTCAGCACCCTGAGACGGCGGCTGCATGGAGGCTCATATTACAGAGGCAGAGGGACACAGTGATCATGTGATAGACTGTGCACCACAGACATCAGACTACCTGCAACGTATCCTGGTCTATGTTTAGTCACAGAGTAAAAGAAGTGGGATAAAATACAATTAGTGCAGAGTTGCATGAAGCTTTAAGTTCCAAAAACTAGACATCATCTCTCCACTCACTgatttttttatctgctttgttttgatAAATCTTCATCATACAGTCACCAGGTGTGTTTCAGACTTTAGACTGGTTGTTCTCACTCTCAGCTCCCTGTCTGTTGTTTGTCGCAGCACAGTCTCCTCCACATCCTCTTAAAATGTGTCCTTCTTTGCCTCCAGTGTTTGACCAACTAGACCTCGTCACGTATGAAGAGGTTGTGAAGCTTCCTGCTTTCAAGAGGAAAACACTAGTTTTGTTAGGTGAGTAATACCAAGTTAGAAAAACTCTCAGCTTAGGTCTAttaacagctgctgcagagaagccATAAATACTCCCACTGTTTCTAATGTTACTAACACTGTTAGAAACTGGTAGTTGTGGCACTGAAATAACAGCTAAAATATAAGTTTTTACCTGATTCGCAGCTCTGAATCGGGGCTGAATGATATGTAACATTTAATAGATAACTTCAGTGTCACTGTTTTCACACTATTTAGCATAGTTTGGATATAAAATGTTCACAACAAGGGTTCAGACTAGAGCTTCATCATCCTTGaccaacaacaaacagataaaCGACAATAATGAAGTAAATGGCAGctacggtggcaagaaaaagtatgtgaacctttcagAATTTCAGTcaacagtattaaaaaatacaaagttcctgaaataataacacaaaaatattgaatattgagaacaaaacctcacagtgctagtgggaaaagtatgtgaacacttgaAATTAggggggggtcaaccagttattaattccacatactttttccactatcactgtgaggtttttcatggttctcaataaagaccaggattttcttttgtataattattgtaagcaaattatatttgtcaaCACTCTTGacctagatgaagatcagatcaaattttatgacaaattaatgcagaaaaacctGAAATTCCACagtattcacatactttttcttgccatgcGATGTAGATATCTTGTGCACATGGACTGGTACTTTCTAACAAGTTAACAGGTATCTCTAGCCTTGGTCACAGCTGCCACATCTTTAAAGAGGCGACAAACAATAGATCAGCTGGAACTCTAAATAGTACAGCATGGAAGAACATCCAGAATCAATGAAAACATTGGCAAAGTCAAacctgaggaaaagaaaagaagcccagtaacacactgtacagttaCCTAGTGTTTCACTGTACGACCAAAACAAATGGAACAGACGTCACACATGCTTTAACAAACACCTGGTTCAAATACAGAACCGAGCTCAGTGACggactgtgtttgtctttgacaGGAGCCCATGGAGTCGGCAGAAGACACATCAAGAACACACTCATAACCAAACACCCTGACAGATTCGCCTACCCCATCCCACGTAAGACACATCCCAAGTCCTTCACAGACACAACAGCATCTGGAGCAGAATctcacttcctgtgtttttccGTCCCAAAGACACAACCAGACCTCCAAAGAAGGACGAGGAGAACGGGAAGAACTACTACTTTGTTTCCCACGACCAGATGATGCAGGACATCAGCAACAACGAGTACCTGGAGTACGGCAGCCACGAGGATGCCATGTACGGGACGCGGCTGGAGACTATCCGGAAGATCCACCAACAGGGACTCGTAGCCATACTGGACGTTGAACCTCAGGTGTGTAAGAGGAGTTTATTGTGTGAtaaatacagaagaaaaaagcGAAGGGGTGTGAACACCGACACTGAACGCAACTCTTGTTCTTCTTCAGGCCCTGAAGGTCCTGCGGACAGCAGAGTTCGCCCCGTACGTCGTCTTTATTGCTGCACCAACCATCACAACAGACAGCGAGGTAggactaaaacacacacacacacacacacacacacactcacactctgcaGGTGTAGTTCCACATCATTAGTTGCACCCTGATGTTAATGCTCTCACATTAACATAGAACTAAATAAAAGTCCTTATGTGTAGCACTGCCATCATGGTCCACAGCTTCTCATTCTCTCTGAGCTTCACTcatctgctctcctctctcactcctTTCTGCACccgttttttttgtttgtttgtttgtttttgcatgctGCATGCGTTTGTTTCTTTGGCGCTCCACTCAGATGCCCAGGTGGTGTCGAACGCTGCCAGTAAGTAAAACCTCACAGGGAGAGACTGTGTagtgttatttttaatgagtGTGTATTTCTTGCCATCTGCTTGTTTGCACAGGTTCTAGTGGTTAATAGCAACATTTGTATTTTCCCATCCACGTCCTCCTCTGCTCAGTAAAGGCCCCTGATGACTGTTGTGGAACAGCCATCGTCACACTCCGGGTCTAACAACATACACTGTactgacaaaatgttttaaccACTAAGACCTGCTGTCACCTACTGGTTCCTTAGTTTTGTATTAAGACCTGCTTTAAAAATTGAGAGTATCACTCATCAGTATAACTCTttaactcctcctcctcctccaggatGAGTCTCTCCAGCGGCTGCAGAAAGAGTCGGAGATCCTGCAGAAGACCTACGCCCACTACTTTGACCAAACCATCATCAACAATGAGATCGATGAGACCATCAAGCACCTGGAAGTGGCCATGGATCTGGTGTGCACCACCAGCCAGTGGGTTCCTGTGTCCTGGGTCTACTGACCTACACCACAACCTTCCTTCTACTCTCTGCTCATCCATCTATCCTCCCAGCAGCAACACCTCAGCCAGACTCCCATCATCCCCctcttcaaaataagagcaaataaaaatacaagcCGATGGGAAACCTCTCTACACTGTACTGGATCAAAGAAAACACCCTCCTCAGCGTACTGTGAAAGCGACTACAGCATCCAACTGAAACCCTCTTTAATGCTGCGCAAACAACCTGCAGCAGCCAGTTTCCGGACTCTTGCCCTTACAGACGACCTAGTCCCAGTGTTGTATAAAAACAGAGTAAACTAAAGTGAATATTGTCATGTCTGTAATAGCTAGGAGGCAACATTTTTgtagatgtttgttttaaagagaCAGTACTGTGTCCCGTCACCCCGTGTGGCCTGCACCACCACGACCCTGCCATCACATTGTAGTCCTGTTGGGTGTTGTAAACCATCTGTAGAGAGACGCCGTCAGTGGGAATTCTGTCTATCAGCAGACCGaaggaaaagcacacaaacGCACCGCAATGTCTTCACATGTGCAGATCACAGGCTCTTTATTATTTACCGGTTCCTGTTCTTTTCTGAGCTGTAAAGCTCGGTAACATCCTCCGACTCTGTCCTGTTGTTACagtatctcacacacacatgcacctttCTATCTACCAGGTACTGTCTCTTCTAAATGAATTCATAAATGTTTTAGAGATTTGAATGAGGTTATCATGCATGTGGACATTTGCAAGCTTCCatgctgtcagtcagtcagtcagtgttcCCTGTGTCCCCCTGTAAACCTCtgacaacaaaaagacaaaatgtatattaaaaaaacattccaGCTGTTTTGAAGACTGAACTCAGCCAAGGGAAGCAAGAAGGGGCAAGAAAAAACTAACAGCAACGGAGCCGGACGTTGACTTGACACCTATGCACATCCCTGGCATTTCGGGTGACATTTCTAAACCACAggtttcttaaaaaaacaaaaagaaagaaaaacagattaaCCATGTAGtgaaatgtgtctgtaaataagaaaatcaaataaaagtctcgatttttctctttttgatttATCATATACAAAGAACAGGAATAACTTCACCTTATTCCTCATTCGCCATTTCAGAAGCGTGATGTCCAACAGTCTTAGTGTTTAAAATCAACGAGAGATAAAATGctcatttttattctgtgacCGTCGGCAAAGGTGACGACTTTGCAAGAGGAGGAGGCGGCAGTGTGTGCATCTGAATAACTGTGTACATGAATACGACAGACTGACATACGGCTGCTCCTTGTGTAAATGACTCTGCTATGATAAAAAAGTATgaacaatttttttaaatacatttccttTTATGTGTTGAAAAACACTTctgactcttttttttaatgttgatgtttctACTGCACATAAACCGACACGAACAACCAGCTGTATGAACGGTGTTTGAGGAGAATCTGCAGCATTTAGAAAACAGTCGCAAACAGACTTTATTATGattcagtcatttatttatctacaaattaattattagtattaattaatactaattttatatttctttcagCATATCATCATCATGGCTGCCAATTTACTGagatatttagattttactatttattatttgttgaCAGCAGCTTCTACATTTCAACAGACAACACTTCACGGTgctgtacatttaatttgataaatttAGTAAATTAATCACCAGTGTTTCTGAGGTTCTCTGTGAGATCCTCTCAGTAACACTGAATCAGACCAGGTCTATATAATAGAGTGTTTAGATCGAAGCCTCGTCCCTGTTATTTATAGGAAAATATGAGGAAGatgattctctggtctgatcacacaacaagaaaaatatttccatttctaaTTCAATTTAGTAAAATGATGGAGTCTGACTACTTGgggaagaaagaataaaacattaataattcacAGTTCATCAATACAGAATTATTTGGTCACTTTgctgattttttcttttttttttgctaaaacacagtttccaaaaaaaaactttacctACTTAGAGGATTAACTGAAAGAATATGAACAACGGTTTTAAACTGATTTGTTCCATTGATTGAGTCAAATATTTACTGGCTCCAGCTTTTCAGGAAAGAAAATGATCTGCTTGCTCTCACTGTACTttagactaaactaaactaaacttgtGATGCTTGAGAACTGGATTTTATTGGACTGTTGGTTGGACTTTAAATTCTGAGAATTAGACATTATTTacaattttctgacattttacaggtGAAACTTCATCAATTAAACCAGAAAATAATCTAAAGGAATTCAAACCACCATAAGTTGCCGCCCTAAAACTGACTTCTAATGGATTCTAAAATGGAGCTGTGCTCTGTGTTCTGCAGGTGACTGTGCACTGAGCTGACATCTGACTGACAGAGTGTGCTGCATTTAGTGATTTCAATCAATCCAAGTGAGTGATTAGAAAGAACTGCAGCCTGAACACTGTTGTACTGTTGTGTAATCCCACAGCAATAACATCACAGACTGCTGACTGAGGACAGCTGTGTTCTGTAccgttatgtttttttaaaactaagtAGAGATTTTAAATCTCTGAATAAAAATGGATAAGTCACCTTAGTTAATGTATCTCTTAAATAGAAGTGAATCCCGCGGGTTCATAATGAGGTGCTGCTTACAAACGAAGGTGTATATGAGTAATTTTCCATAAATTACACTCTGCACAGTCCCTGAACGCAGCACACACctgagcagctgctgacagacGACTCACTCCATCTTTCCTGACGAGAACATGTGCATTAGGTCTGCGACAAATGAATGTTGATGAATCTGCAGATAATTTTCTCAATtatgaattcattatttaatctataaaatgtcagagaaaagagaaaaatcctGGTAAAATGTTCCCACAGTTCAGGGATTCAGTTGCcactaatttaaatatattcagtCAATGACGACAGAGAAAAGCAGTAAATGTTAACATCTAATAAATATAGAACTACAGAATATttagaaaaaactaaatcaataaaTTGCTCATCAGAGTTTTGTAGAAACAAGAAAACTACTATTAGTATTTCTATTAACTGCTACTTTATACTTAAATTAAGATTTGAATTGtccataaaacaaaacatatgatAAAATGGTATTAATTTCTCCAGATTAAACCGCTGGTCTCTGTGGTCCGCTGTCACGTTTGAGATCCACCGAAAACACTTTTCCCTATAAACGTCTGATATGACAAGCTGTAGTGTGTACGATTCAGAAGAATCTATTTGCAGTAGTGAtttgtatttataataattctgtttaatttagtttactTCTATAGTCCCAAATCAGTCATCTCACGGTAGTTTACAACGGTTTACGGTTTAGaagacaaaagaggaaacatATTGGAAGTATCTACAGCAACACGTCACAGCACCTTTAATTGTTTATTCATAACTAATCttagtgaaaatgtaaatgtataaccTTTTACTTGTCttggagtgtgtttgttttttattattagttatttattactGGAATCTTTACCTAAATAAAGGGTACTGCACCTACAAATCAATCAGTTAACAGGAACActaaaacacactaaaacaaatgTATCTTCAATATGCAAATATCTGATCTATTGATCTGGTTCTACTGGACATAAATATTAACACGAGTACCAAAAGAAAACTGCTAAATGTTTGCAAGTCGTCCTACATGCAGACAGAGACAATCATCATATGCACAAGATGAGACACATCTTTAAAGGTCAGAGGACAAACAccctgaacaacaacaacaacaacaacaacaacaacaaacctggAAGCAGcaactgcagctttaaattaaaatccatCCAACATTCACACAAGTGTgtccattaaaaacataaaaggttGCACTGAAGACATCTCCAGGATCGACAGACACTCTTCTAACCATCTAAATATGTGatccagaaaaaaacaaacccgTTATTTTTACTAATTTCACGAACTGAGGCGCTTCTGTTGGctcaaaacaaagatggcgacCAGCCGAGTATCTAGACATAACACAACAAGGTTAAATGTCTTTTATATCATCGAGTGGAGGAAATCATTTTTATCCAGATGATTAAAAGAGTACTTAGTAAATCTGAGAAGATTGACAGAAAAAGGTTGAGTGGTTCAGAACCGACCTGTTGGTTCTTTGAACCTCGCCGGTTACAGAAACTGACAGTTGAGCTCTAAGAGGGACTGTATGCTAACACATGGGGGGCAAACACTGGGGGTGGAAGCTCTCTACGAGGTCCTGATGATATAACAACTTCAACACTGAGACAATgttcatgtaaatgtacatttaagtAATAAAATGTCCATAATATCAGCAaaagcaaactgcagcagcaagcAACCCGTTAGCGTTAGCTACTCCCAAAGCTCCACATTGGTACAATATCGAGTGAACAGTGAAGTCAgattcagacaaaaacaaaagcacaacaacatTTAACTTACCTGAAAAGAGGCGAAGGTTGTTCTCTTTTCTACCTGAAAAGAGGCGAAGGTTGTTCTCTTTTCTACCTGAAAAGAGGCGAAGGTTGTTCTCTTTTCTTCGAGCAGACAAAGTTATGTACCTGTGTCATCTAACGTCACCTaactaagctaagctaaagctaatgttagctcaACTCTGCTCTGTTGTTAGCTGAAAGCAATAACGTCGTGGTGATCGGTGTTGGACTGAAAAACCGAATAATTTAATGtctaaatgtttaattcatacatttaaaaacacgaAATGTTTAATTCCCActgtttcttccagtttttaCCACACGGCTGTCAGTCCACCTGTATCACTGCACCTGGCTTCACCTGTGAAATGGTCCAATCAGAGCCGAGAACCCGCCCCTCATTAAATATCTAATAAACGtctaataattcatttttagtgttttgtgaaatgaatagttattattattattattattatcatcatcatcattattattattattattattattagtagtagtagtagtagtagtagtagtagtagtagtattagtattattattgttattattattattattattattattattattatcatcatcatcatcattattattattattattattattattatcattattattattattattattatcattattattattagtagtagtagtagtagtagtagtagtagtagtagtagtattattagtattattattgttgttattattattattattattattattattattattattattattatcattattattattagtagtagtagtagtagtagtattagtattattattgttgttattattattattagtagtagtagtagtagtagtagtagtagtagtagtagtattattattgttgttattattattattagtagtagtagtagtagtagtagtagtagtattattattattattagtagtagtagtagtagtagtagtagtagtattattgttgttattattattattattattattattattattattattattattattattattattagtagtagtagtagtagtagtagtagtagtagtagtagtagtagtagtagtagtagtagtagtattagtagtagtagtagtagtagtagtagtagtagtagtagtagttcaTTAAGTAGGTTACAACCTCTGTCCTATATTTTTGCTTTCATGTATTAAAAGGACGGAAATTTAAATAAGCtcataatgaattaataatgagTATTAATTAATCCATTAATAATTTACTGTTAGTCGCTCTTGTTTGCTAAATGCCATGGGCTGCActaaaaaactattaataaattattttcatgcTGAATTAATCTTTGAAACGTGGCTCTGTGAAGTTTTTTCTATGATTTCTAGGgttaattaataaacataacGATACTCACAGGAACATAAagtgtctgtatctgtatcatGTGAGTCTTATCTTATATTTCAACCTCACCCTGGATGAATTAACGTTGACATTCAGTAGATTCAGATATTATTAAACCAGCTACATGGGAATAACTTCAAATGATGGGGATGAGATGCAGCCTCCAGCCTCCACAGTTGTCTTAGTCTGGGCCTAATCCCACATTAAAGAGCAGCAGGCCAGTGTGCAGATTAACTGGAGCTCATCGCTGAGACAGGGAGTCAGTGAGCAGGCGAGTCAAAGATCTGCAGCtattttttaatgtagaaaaatatattgtgaCCGAACTGGATCACTACAACTTACATTCAGCTACACAGAGCACATCACTGGATATACTGGATATAAACTTTAAAGTACTCAAAATATACTGCTAAACATCTGCAATGTAAAGCTTTTCTGACTTGTTACCTCCCTACAACCCCCCCACCACATCTCTAGTATGACAGACAGAGATCATCTGTCGTTGTGTTGTAGCATACAGAAGCAGCAACGACACTGAGCAGCATGCAGTAAGAAGATTAATGCATTTATGGGAAAGCTGCAGAACCTACATTTGGAGTGGAGTGAATAGAAACAAGCAGAGAGGACATGTGTGTCGGAGATAACTGCAGGAGCTTTTATCTCCTTTGactttacacatacagtagatgataATACAACAACACTCCTAACAGACTGTGTAATGCTATGAATATTACataatcatatttaaaatcGAGCATTATGCAACAAAAGCGGGAAGTtcacatgtacattttcatCACAGTGCCAACAGTAATCCACAATTTGAAATCAGCCCCCGCCTCTGTAATTGTAGGAATGAATCCTGCAGATATGCATCCGACATGTAGCTGTGAGCTTTCTTATCTATAAACATAGACGTGTGAGTATCGTGTCAGTCCTTCTTCTGAAGACCTCCAGTCAAAGTGCTGTGTTCTGAAGCACAGACTCACATCAGTGCCAGGAAGAGAATTCCTTAGCAAATAAATCCAACATCCCTCAGAACAATTCCTCAGTTTTCATGtgcaataaagacataaatcCGTTCCTGATTGGCTGATCAAACCAAAGATGAGCCACAGGACAATGAAGCACAGAAGTGATTGGCTCATCTGAGCCcgctgacctctgacccctgcaGAGAGCTGCCCGTCCTCGGGCTCCACCAGAGTCCCGTTGCGGCGACTCTCAGTCCCGTTCCCCATCTCCTCTCGgagctcctgctgcagcagtttggaGATAAGGCTGTGGAAGCGGTTCTCCGTGGTGGAGGCGACCTCTGAGGAGGCCGTGGTCAGGTTCAGCTCTGCGGGGTCCACGCACGTCCCGTTCACCTTGGTGAAGACCACCTCGCTGAGATCCAGCCCCGCCACGGAGGAAGGTGAGGCGCACGGGATGTCCCGCACCAGCTTGTAGTTCTCCATCCAGTCCTTCAGCCACTCGAGGGAGCAGTCGCACTCCCAGGGGTTTTTGAAGAGGTAGAGGCGACCCAGGAAGTAGATGGGCTGGAAAACCGGGAAGGGGAGGGTGGTGAGGTTGTTGCTGTTCAGGTGCAGCGTGATGAGGCTGGTCAGGTTCTCAAAGGTGCCTTCCTCGATGTACAGCAGCTGGTTCCTGTCCAGGTACAGgatctccacctccaccaggTCACTGAACCAGGTCTTGGAAACGTTGGTTAACTGGTTCCCCCCAAGATTCAGCATCTTGAGGTGAATGAGGCCCCTAAAGGCGAGCCGGGGCAGATCAGACAGCAGGTTGTCATTGAGGTAGAAATTCTCCAGCCGCACAAGGTCCTGGAAGGCCTGTTCGTGGATCACGTTGATACGGTTCTCCTGGAGGTTCAGGTACCTGAGataagacaaagacaaacacgtCGAGCTCAGGGAAGGTGTGatgtctgttttacatttaatagacataaacatactgtaacagaCTGTGTTTCTTTGACTAAATAAATCTCCCCACCCACTGGGACTCACCGGAGGCTCCCCAGGCTCAGCAGGGAGTTGTAGGCCACCGCCTCTATCTTGTTCCTCTCCAGGTAGATGTGGGTCAGGTTCTCCATGCCTCTGATGGCTCCGGGGATCCTCCTGAAGTTGTTCTGGAAGCAGAGCAGCTCCCTCAGCGCCGTTTGCTCTATGAAGATGCGGTCGGGGATGTTGAAGAGGTTACAGTCGGACAGGTCCAGACGCACCAGCTTCTTCAGGCCCGTGAACGTCCGTGTGTGAAGGTAGCTGATGTACTCGTTGTGAGCCATCTTCAGTTCCACCAAGTTGGCGAGGCCCTGCAGGACAGAGGATCAGACAGGACTAAATCCAGATTACACATCAGTACCAGTAATAATAACCACATTTATCTGTATAACAATGAGggaattatatattatatttctgcTTCTGCTGAGGAGGACGTTAACAGACCTTAAAGGCTCCAGGTGTGATGAAGGAGATGTTGTTATGGTCCAGAGACAGAGACTTGAGTGAGGGCAGGGTACCGAAGGCCCTTTCAGACAGGAACTTGAGTCGGTTCTTGTCCAGGTTGATGGCGGCGGCCTCGCAGGGGAACTCTTTGGGCAGCTCGGCCAGGCCGGAGCGGTCACACAGGACGCTGCAGCTCTTCTCCTGAGTGCAGGAGCAGGACGGCGGACAGGCTCGAGCACAGGCCCACCGCGCCAGCACCGCCTGGGGCAGCAGGCACAGCACAGAGACTGGAAGGAGGAGCGCCGTGACACCAGTTAGACACAGGAGAtgtgaaaatctaaaaatactCACTGTAAT
This Anabas testudineus chromosome 21, fAnaTes1.2, whole genome shotgun sequence DNA region includes the following protein-coding sequences:
- the nyx gene encoding nyctalopin encodes the protein MTVIAFTVSVLCLLPQAVLARWACARACPPSCSCTQEKSCSVLCDRSGLAELPKEFPCEAAAINLDKNRLKFLSERAFGTLPSLKSLSLDHNNISFITPGAFKGLANLVELKMAHNEYISYLHTRTFTGLKKLVRLDLSDCNLFNIPDRIFIEQTALRELLCFQNNFRRIPGAIRGMENLTHIYLERNKIEAVAYNSLLSLGSLRYLNLQENRINVIHEQAFQDLVRLENFYLNDNLLSDLPRLAFRGLIHLKMLNLGGNQLTNVSKTWFSDLVEVEILYLDRNQLLYIEEGTFENLTSLITLHLNSNNLTTLPFPVFQPIYFLGRLYLFKNPWECDCSLEWLKDWMENYKLVRDIPCASPSSVAGLDLSEVVFTKVNGTCVDPAELNLTTASSEVASTTENRFHSLISKLLQQELREEMGNGTESRRNGTLVEPEDGQLSAGVRGQRAQMSQSLLCFIVLWLIFGLISQSGTDLCLYCT